In a single window of the Notamacropus eugenii isolate mMacEug1 chromosome 4, mMacEug1.pri_v2, whole genome shotgun sequence genome:
- the LOC140502509 gene encoding uncharacterized protein, translating into MLWSIMKFQYKEDHLFKYQKKEGEMIWKKYPERVPVIVETAPKTRVPDLDKRKYLVPSDLIVGQLYLLIQKWIHLQLEDALFFFVNNTIPPTSATMGQLCEDNYEEDYFLYVAYSDESVYGKKNWLGEVFDMYDWEMGWHLSFLPSFHPEKLAFVVLDRRIGRWDVDRLFSDSLWPVRTSLGGWETQFNTLIGGVWVGKTEENVLELPQYFIKLIFIISPWQHLFHSPTEGFILPQYPRYHSQGRIWP; encoded by the coding sequence ATGCTGTGGAGCATCATGAAATTCCAATACAAGGAGGATCATCTTTTCAAGTACcagaaaaaagaaggggagatgaTTTGGAAGAAATACCCTGAAAGAGTCCCTGTAATTGTGGAGACGGCCCCTAAAACCAGAGTCCCTGATCTGGACAAAAGGAAATACCTGGTACCCTCTGACCTTATAGTTGGTCAACTTTACCTCTTAATTCAGAAGTGGATCCATCTTCAGCTGGAAGATGCACTTTTCTTCTTTGTCAACAACACTATCCCTCCTACTAGTGCTACCATGGGCCAACTTTGTGAGGACAACTatgaagaagactattttctctaTGTGGCCTACAGTGATGAAAGTGTCTATGGGAAGAAGAATTGGCTGGGGGAAGTTTTTGACATGTATGATTGGGAAATGGGATGGCACctctccttcctgccttctttccacCCTGAAAAATTAGCCTTTGTTGTGCTGGATAGAAGGATTGGGAGATGGGATGTTGATAGGTTGTTTTCAGATAGTCTCTGGCCAGTGAGGACTTCCCTGGGAGGGTGGGAAACCCAGTTTAATACATTGATAGGAGGGGTGTGGGtgggaaagacagaagaaaatgttctAGAACTACCCCAGTATTTCATCAAacttatttttatcatttctccTTGGCAACATCTCTTCCATAGTCCTACTGAGGGCTTTATCCTCCCCCAATATCCTCGGTATCATTCTCAGGGGAGAATATGGCCCTAG